Proteins from one Cryptomeria japonica chromosome 4, Sugi_1.0, whole genome shotgun sequence genomic window:
- the LOC131027125 gene encoding uncharacterized protein LOC131027125, producing MDALSYKIQHDQYYNDVVIDFDAVNLLPNTTIDISNMLRSLEEHTDVTGIPPTKDLLDNCNEYDANMSSSFIPKLPAPPRELDTVKRTLQLDANTNNNMPWPEINLSPINEYNTIGLLSMAFPTLFPSGVALPLQPRIKHVHLHEYALHLLRYADQRFGQHVRFRYYIYNLIMRHRSQQSAAIFIRTNLGESIPTTIEALHGRLQNTPDDQLPNQLLRFGATLRGTRAYWPDTKWPDLHRLFSENDGQTTQFTRKQLTDHVIYNPHITALYLHNRFTIFREEVIQKLFQAKDHWYRYEWQHRGSGHIHGFLWLPGAPNMETINWTDDNEVQMAKTFFDQYVSSWNPRIAADRMNAMHYTAMDDPCLADTKKIFTMDAALDYEALLNTLQRHTKCTEHTCLKKKGPTFECRYKAPWVQQDMSTLTVDNDNNPCYKPARNDDRLNIHNPWMLSLWRANIDCQPVTSKKAVLQYISKYASKSENKSQSYIEILKTILNTSKSEDSILLTYQKFMMGIVVDRDISAQETCHMLQKLPLLSCSRQFVSLNVGRKILHCVIKSDNGADLSTTYIHSYMQRPFELNATNLLQSAQGFSYNSQRKKTKWHIRDKKAIVTVYPQFTEPPNEDTNQFEFFCLSELLLYKPFRDIPTEIGASKEQIIKNWKNFKKTNYNHLGNQQIIDDCSLPNEDDSDNNGSQHQDDTNLYEWEQLSQMGATNNFVQNDLQMLGRRDYDISHFWGATVVVDQLDSTALQFIATNKLKSQHTSMQISSQDTKKKQLSPQQKVALNIILQHHNNQSATTPLRMIVQGTTGTGKSFLIDCIRKELNISPPMTANPLLVLAPTGVVAFNIQATTIQAGLRIPIREMHPLTGQSLMTLQEQLKHIKYILIDEMSFLGPKLLLKIDNRLCQAFPNKQHDNFGGVSMILVGDLAQLPPVMDKPIYASHSRALSLWHSFTIVITLDTIFRQQGASIRQQQFRALLHNLRNAQALQHDWQFLMCQTNATLTIQQKKDFDSSIHLFATNESARLHNRKMLKELNLPVALSLAKIAKQTNTKYDTNEQLPLEVLLSIDQQVMLIANLWIKVGLVNGAIGLIKQIVYENNAKPPDLPKYVVVQFNDYNGPPWDIAHPKDIPILPITRGRRTEVPLTMSWAITIHKSQGLTLDRATIDIGNTEKQGLTFTAISRVKTIDGIRIEPPFSFERFSKLQNNAYTTIRKKEETRLQLLSAQTNIYSP from the exons ATGGATGCATTGAGCTATAAAATACAACATGACCAGTACTATAATGATGTTGTCATAGACTTTGATGCTGTCAACCTGCTTCCTAATACtacaatagatatatcaaatatGCTACGCTCTTTAGAAGAACATACTGATGTAACAGGTATTCCACCAACAAAAGACCTTCTGGACAATTGCAATGAATATGATGCAAATATGTCATCGTCTTTTATTCCAAAACTACCTGCTCCACCCCGCGAACTAGATACGGTTAAGAGAACCTTGCAATTAGATGCTAATACTAATAATAATATGCCTTGGCCTGAAATAAACTTGTCTCCGATAAATGAATATAATACAATAGGCTTGTTAAGCATGGCATTCCCAACCCTTTTCCCATCTGGAGTTGCACTTCCACTACAGCCACGTATCAAGCATGttcatttacatgaatatgctctCCACTTACTTAGATATGCTGATCAAAGATTTGGGCAGCATGTTAGATTTCGGTATTATATTTACAATCTAATTATGAGACATCGTTCGCAACAATCTGCAGCTATCTTCATTAGAACTAATTTGGGAGAGTCTATCCCAACCACCATCGAAGCACTCCATGGACGATTGCAAAACACTCCTGATGACCAGCTGCCTAATCAATTGTTGCGTTTTGGTGCAACACTTCGAGGCACCCGTGCATATTGGC CTGATACCAAATGGCCTGATTTGCATAGGCTTTTCTCTGAAAATGATGGCCAAACCACACAGTTTACAAGAAAACAACTTACAGACCATGTGATCTACAATCCACATATAACAGCATTATACCTTCACAACAGATTTACAATATTTCGTGAAGAAGTTATTCAAAAGTTGTTCCAAGCAAAGGATCATTGGTATAGGTATGAATGGCAACATCGAGGCTCAGGCCATATTCATGGCTTCTTATGGCTCCCTGGAGCACCAAATATGGAGACCATTAATTGGACAGATGATAATGAGGTGCAGATGGCAAAAACTTTCTTCGACCAATACGTTTCTTCTTGGAATCCTCGCATTGCAGCAGACCGCATGAATGCAATGCACTACACTGCAATGGATGACCCTTGCCTAGCTGATACAAAAAAAATCTTCACCATGGATGCTGCATTGGATTATGAAGCATTGCTTAATACTTTACAGAGACACACAAAATGTACAGAACATACATGCCTCAAGAAAAAAGGTCCCACATTTGAATGTCGTTACAAAGCTCCATGGGTTCAACAAGACATGTCTACATTGACAGTTGATAATGACAACAACCCATGCTATAAACCTGCAAGGAATGATGATCGTTTGAATATTCATAATCCTTGGATGCTTTCACTATGGAGAGCTAATATTGATTGTCAACCAGTCACTTCAAAAAAAGCTGTCCTCCAATACATTTCAAAGTATgcttcaaaatcagaaaacaaatcgCAATCCTATATTGAAATACTGAAAACAATACTAAATACAAGTAAATCTGAAGATAGCATTTTATTAACATATCAGAAATTTATGATGGGCATAGTAGTAGACCGTGATATCAGTGCAcaagaaacttgccatatgttACAGAAATTGCCTCTTCTAAGTTGTAGCCGACAATTTGTCTCTCTAAATGTTGGCAGAAAAATACTGCACTGTGTCATAAAATCAGATAATGGAGCTGACCTTTCCACAACTTATATCCATTCTTATATGCAGCGCCCTTTTGaattaaatgcaacaaatttgcTACAATCAGCACAAGGGTTTTCATATAATTCTCAACGCAAAAAAACAAAATGGCACATCagggataaaaaagcaattgtgacTGTATATCCTCAGTTTACAGAGCCTCCAAATGAAGATACCAATCAGTTTGAGTTTTTTTGTTTGTCTGAATTGCTGCTATACAAACCATTCCGTGACATCCCAACTGAAATAGGAGCTTCAAAGGAACAAattataaaaaattggaaaaacttTAAAAAGACAAATTACAACCATTTGGGAAATCAACAGATTATAGATGATTGCAGCCTTCCAAATGAAGATGACAGTGACAATAATGGTTCCCAACATCAAGATGATACAAATCTGTACGAGTGGGAGCAGCTCTCACAAATGGGAGCTACAAATAACTTTGTCCAGAATGATTTGCAAATGCTAGGCCGTCGTGATTACGATATTAGCCACTTTTGGGGAGCAACTGTTGTGGTTGATCAACTAGACTCCACTGCCCTTCAGTTCATAGCTACAAACAAGCTAAAATCCCAACACACTAGCATGCAAATCTCCAGCcaagacacaaaaaaaaaacaGCTATCGCCTCAGCAAAAAGTTGCGCTCAACATTATTCTACAACATCATAATAATCAATCTGCAACAACACCTTTACGAATGATTGTTCAAGGCACTACTGGCACTGGTAAATCATTTTTAATAGATTGTATTAGAAAAGAATTAAACATATCTCCACCTATGACGGCAAACCCATTGCTTGTTTTAGCACCAACAGGAGTTGTTGCATTTAATATACAAGCGACAACAATCCAGGCAGGGTTGCGCATACCTATAAGAGAAATGCATCCTTTGACAGGGCAGTCATTAATGACATTGCAAGAGCAATTGAAACATATCAAATATATTCTGATAGACGAAATGAGCTTTTTGGGCCCAAAACTACTACTTAAGATAGATAACCGTTTATGCCAAGCATTCCCTAACAAACAACATGACAACTTTGGTGGCGTGTCCATGATTCTTGTTGGTGATCTTGCTCAGCTTCCCCCTGTAATGGATAAACCTATATATGCTTCGCACTCTAGAGCCCTCAGTTTATGGCATTCTTTTACTATTGTCATAACATTGGACACTATTTTCCGCCAGCAAGGTGCATCTATAAGACAACAACAATTCAGAGCACTTCTTCACAACTTAAGAAACGCTCAAGCACTCCAACATGATTGGCAGTTTCTGATGTGCCAGACAAATGCAACATTAACTATTCAACAAAAGAAAGATTTCGACTCTTCGATCCACCTATTTGCAACAAATGAATCTGCACGCTTGCATAACAGGAAAATGCTCAAAGAATTAAATTTGCCTGTCGCTCTAAGTTTAGCTAAAATTGCTAAGCAAACAAATACTAAATATGACACCAATGAACAGCTACCATTGGAAGTATTACTTTCTATTGATCAGCAAGTGATGTTAATAGCTAACTTGTGGATCAAAGTTGGCCTTGTTAATGGCGCTATTGGTCTCATAAAACAAATTGTATATGAAAACAATGCAAAACCACCAGACTTGCCAAAATATGTGGTTGTCCAATTCAACGATTATAATGGACCTCCATGGGATATAGCACATCCAAAAGACATACCCATTTTGCCAATAACGCGAGGCAGGCGTACGGAAGTGCCTTTAACAATGTCTTGGGCCATCACTATTCACAAATCCCAAGGTCTTACATTAGACAGAGCTACCATTGACATAGGTAATACTGAAAAGCAAGGGCTCACATTCACAGCTATTTCAAGAGTGAAGACAATTGATGGAATACGGATCGAACCACCATTCTCTTTTGAAAGGTTTTCCAAACTGCAAAATAATGCTTATACAACcattagaaagaaagaagaaactcgTTTGCAGCTGCTCTCTGCGCAAACAAATATCTATTCACCTTAA
- the LOC131875390 gene encoding replication protein A 70 kDa DNA-binding subunit C-like, whose translation MASPAASQQPSTETSEVELHLQLTPHALLCINARDDVPSPVLQLLSFEKLIDDENDNARYKVVLSDATHMQLAILPPKYSGLLLLETLKIGTILSLTAYACRNVWNSRTIIIFSLAVKFTNSPLLGKPRYLFKEQEQQMLGRDTPATTKRSLKFGIHLPPVQHESSVNISPIKALNPFQNKWTIKGRVTNKRKMHQYSTPKSTGQVFSFDMIDGEGTEIRITCFGDVAEMHYHRVEPGTYYTVSKGCVKEANTKWNKLNSHLEITLDNNSILKHCDDVVESEANNSQFTPINEITYCTNNTLVDVIGIVVAVGEPSLIRRKDGSEVTKRIVKINDASTFTIDVNLWGETWQGLGEDLKSMHTTQTAVVLAVRNARVGYFNGKVVNTTTATTLNINPSIPETETLMSRGKISNALLPLSCVAGQLNSQYSRMTIIAVLERTSVLSETVESTIRAVMKLQDHTGALWATAFDEVGTNILQISAKELYMLQYDLTTQKTPQSIIKHVLLSSFVFTLSITTDMYNLEPRLKATITKVARIDYQAESALLLAEIAQMTTTA comes from the exons ATGGCCTCTCCTGCTGCCTCGCAACAACCTTCTACAGAAACTTCG GAAGTGGAACTACATCTACAATTGACTCCACATGCACTGCTCTGCATCAACGCTAGGGATGATGTCCCCTCTCCAGTGCTTCAGCTTTTGTCTTTTGAAAAATTGATagacgatgaaaatgacaatgcCCGGTATAAGGTTGTTTTGTCTGATGCCACACACATGCAATTGGCGATCCTCCCACCTAAGTATAGTGGTTTGCTGCTTTTAGAGACATTAAAGATTGGCACTATCCTATCATTGACAGCTTATGCTTGTAGAAATGTTTGGAACTCAAG GACTATAATAATATTCAGCCTTGCTGTCAAATTTACCAATTCTCCATTGCTTGGGAAACCTAGATATCTGTTTAAAGAGCAAGAACAACAAATGTTGGGTCGAGACACACCTGCCACAACTAAACGATCCCTTAAATTTGGAATTCACCTCCCACCTGTGCAGCATGAATCTTCTGTTAATATCAGCCCGATTAAAGCCTTGAACCCCTTccaaaataaatggacaataaAGGGGCGTGTGACAAACAAGAGGAAGATGCATCAATATAGTACACCAAAGTCCACTGGCCAAGTATTTAGCTTTGACATGATAGATGGTGAAGGTACTGAAATTAGAATAACTTGCTTTGGCGATGTAGCAGAAATGCATTATCATAGGGTTGAACCAGGAACATATTATACTGTGTCAAAAGGTTGCGTTAAAGAAGCTAACACTAAATGGAATAAGCTTAACAGCCATCTTGAGATAACTTTGGACAACAATTCAATATTGAAGCATTGTGATGATGTTGTTGAAAGTGAAGCAAATAATTCTCAATTCACACCAATCAATGAAATTACATACTGCACCAACAACACTTTAGTTGATGTTATTGGTATTGTAGTTGCTGTTGGAGAACCCTCATTAATTCGCAGGAAGGATGGAAGCGAAGTAACAAAGAGAATTGTAAAAATAAATGATGCCTCAACTTTTACTATTGATGTTAACTTATGGGGAGAAACATGGCAAGGGCTAGGTGAAGATTTGAAGAGCATGCACACAACCCAAACAGCTGTTGTCCTTGCAGTCAGAAATGCTCGTGTTGGTTATTTCAATGGAAAGGTGGTCAACACAACCACAGCAACAACTCTAAATATAAACCCTTCTATACCTGAAACAGAGACACTTATGTCAAGAGGAAAGATTTCAAATGCCCTTTTACCGCTATCGTGTGTTGCTGGCCAGCTTAACTCACAATACAGTAGGATGACAATCATAGCTGTTTTAGAGCGTACAAGTGTTCTCTCTGAAACAGTTGAAAGTACTATTAGGGCTGTT ATGAAGCTCCAAGATCATACAGGGGCTCTTTGGGCTACTGCCTTTGATGAGGTTGGCACAAATATACTGCAAATATCTGCCAAGGAGCTTTACATGCTGCAGTACGATTTGACTACACAAAAAACACCTCAGTCCATTATCAAGCATGTCCTTTTGTCTTCCTTTGTTTTCACACTCTCTATTACAACAGACATGTACAATTTAGAACCCAGGCTCAAAGCAACGATAACCAAAGTTGCCAGAATTGATTACCAGGCTGAAAGTGCTCTTCTGCTTGCAGAGATTGCTCAGATGACTACAACTGCATAG